The sequence TCGTCAGGTAGTACATTTATCGCAAAATGGGCATTGCCAATTTGATAAAATCCCGGATCTTGTGTATCAGTAAGTTTTATAAGATACCGAGTATCACTACCACTCTCGGCCTTAAATGGAACTTCAAAATATTCCCTTTTGGGAGTAGTAATTTTAACCGGAGAAAGTGTTGGGGCAGGCAGAAGTATTGTATCTCCGATTTTATAAATATATCCTAATTGATTTTGAGCTAAAACAGAAAAAATTCGATGCATAAGTGCCGGGAATGGCGCCTTGAAAACAAAATTGGTATATTCCGGGCTAAATTTTGCTGTAGAGATTATAACCCTCCCGTTATTTAGAGATATTAAAAAAGGTTTACCAGAAGAAAAGTAGGCTAAAACATTTTGAGCTGGACTACTATCCAGGGCCCAGTAGGAATAAAATTTAGCGTCGTTAAGGGTTGCTGATTTAAAAATTTGAGTTATTGGATGTAAGGTATCAATCCGAGAGATATATACAAACCCACCAGATAAGCCAGTATGAAGATAGCCAAAGCCATTAAAGTTTAATCCTAAGCTCTTCCACCATTCAGTTTTACTTTCACCAAAACAACTGATAAACAGGGCACCGCCTCCTAAAAGATAGTTTTTAATTCTCGTTAGTTCTTGGGATGAAAAATCTTGGGGAAAACTAAGGGCAATTACTGAATATTGTCCGAGATTCTCCTTGACTAATTCCTGAGGAGTAATTGAAGTTATCTCAAAATAACTAGCAAGTGACAGTTTTAGATAGTAAAAATCGTTATCGGATTTACCCACTAAAAGCACCCGAGGTTTCGGCATAATCGGCCAAAGATAAAAGTACCTATCATCCGGAGCTAATGAATCACGATTTAGAGCAACTCGCAGTTTATAAGTGCCGGGCTTATTAAGGGTGATATTAAAAGATAAATTCTTTGTCTCAAAACTACCCAAATTAATTTGGGTTTGCTCCTCGAACAATAAACTTTCACTGGTTAATCGGTGGTTTGTGGTGAAATCTTGGTGGTTTAGCAAAAGATTTACGGTACGTTGAGTTGGTTCATCAGAATAATTTTTAATTTTGACTGTTAGGGTAACCTGCATATCAAGACTTGGTAGGGGTGGCGTTAAATATACTTCCTCAATACCAACATTTCTTGGATTTTTTTCACCAACATCAATAATTATGATAGTTAAGTCATCAAAAAACGGAAACTCTCGAGACAAATTAAGTCTTGTGGTTTGATTAGAAAGAAGATCTATAAGTTCGCCAACTGCGCGCTGTTGGAGGTCGGTTATAATATAGAGTTCTTTACTAGAATAAATTGCGTTCTTTAGCACAAATAGCGCTTTATAGAATGCAGGGGCTAAAGTATTATGGCAGTAGGTAGGTTTTATCGAATCAATAATTAAGTTAAGTTTTTTAGGATCTGAGACAAACCCGCTATTTATATAAAGAGAGCTAGTAATTATTGCCAGTTCGGAACTTCGGGTCGTTTGGTTAGCGATCGTTTGTAACTCGTCTTTGGCTCGACTAAAAACATTTTTATAACGCATACTATAAGAATCATCTAAAATCACCACACGGCTGACGCTGTGTTTTTTAAATCCCAAGGCTTTTAACAGATACGGCCGAGCTAAAGAAAGTACTAGAAACAAAATAAACATGGTGCGAACAACCAAAAGTAATATTTCTTTCAGTTGGATTACATTAAATCTTTTACGTTCTACTGAGGTAAGAAAATATAGAGATGAATAGTCAATGGTCCGTAGCCGCATTCGATGGATTAAATGAAGTAAAATAGGGATTAACACCAAGGGTAAGAGTAATAAAAATTTTGGGGCGCCGAAGTGCATGGCTTAACCTAGTCGGCTACGCTTTTGTAAGTATTCTAATAAACTACGGTCTAACGGCATATCGGTGGTGATTTGTAAATAATCGATTAGATGCTCGCGGCACTCCTGTTTAAAACCTGAAAAATAATCAATTACAGCCTTTTGATAGTCTTTTCTAATAATGCGTGGATCGATTCGAATGGTTGAGCCGGTTTCTAGGTCTTTTAAAATTACTGGTTCATTGTATGCTAGTTTTAATTCATTTGGATCTAAAATGTGAAATACCAATACCTCGTGTTTTTTATGCCTAAAGTGCTTTAAGGCTGAAAGCACGGCATTTTTGTCATCTAAAAGATCTGAGATAATTATCACTAGCCCCCGTCGTTTAATTTTTTCGGCTAGTTCGTGAAAAGTATTAGCTAAGTTGGTATCGCCGCCGGGTGTAATTTTATCAATGGTCTGAAGGAGAGCATTTAGGTGGTCTGGTTTACTACGGGGAGGCAAATATTTATTGATTTTGGAGGTAAAGACTACCAGTCCGACTGAGTCGCGTTGTTTGATAAGTAAATAAGCAAGACTTGCGGCCAGAAATTGGGCATAGTTTAATTTGGAAATACCATTTGATCCATACTGCATAGAACCCGAGGCATCAATTAAAAGGTAAGCCTTAAGATTGGTCTCTTCGACGAATTCTTTCACATAGAATCGGTCGGTCTTAGCGTAAACTTTCCAGTCAATCCGTTTTAACTCGTCACCGGGCTGATAAGCGCGATATTCGGCAAATTCTTGAGCATACCCCTTATACGTACTGCGATGGAGACCAGCTAAAAATCCTTCAACTACTAGTCGAGCTTTAAGCTCAATGGTTTTTAACTTAACAATAACCTCTGGTTGCAGGAATCTCCGATAATTTTCCATTGAGTATTTTATTTAGACTTTGCCCAAAACTCTTTCAGTTTTGCTTGACAATTGCCGCAAAATCTTTCTGACTTCAAATCTAGTTCTAAAATAGTTTCAGCTGGATGCATTACACAATCTTCTTCTGGACATTTGTTTAAGTTAAAAAGAAATCCTAAGTAGTAAATAGCTGCTTTGGTGATGCGCGAATAATAAGTCCTTATGTCTTCTAACATTTTATAAAACCCGGGATTAAGGCGGGTTAAAGAAATTAATGCCACCATCCTTTCGGGGTCAGTGGCGCCAAATACATAGTCGTGCCGATCATTATATAAGTCAACATCAGTTATACCTAATGTCCGTGCTGAAAAATTTAAACTTGTCAGAGCATCTAAAAAGGAATTAGCTCGGTATTGGCCGCGATACTGATTTAGGGCCAACCGGGGAATCGCCTGACTTTCTTTAATCCTTATTGTGGAATTGTAGGCAAAATTAAGTTCCTGGGAAAGATGGTTAATAATCGCGGAATCAATATGCCTAAAAGGTACAATTATTATCTCATTTGACATAGAGCTCTTTCCTTCTCTAGAAAGACAAAGATATTTTACAAACACTATATCTGATTGTCAATCAACTTGAAATTTCTTGTTCTCAAAAATGTGCATCTTAAAATTGCATCAACCGGGTATAATCATCAGTGGCTTGGCCTAAACCCTTCAGGGTTATATATGAATGACAAATTCGGTATCGAGTACGGTCCGGGGACGGCCCAGGGATTCTAGGGATCGAAATCCCAATAATTATTGTCTGATTTCTGGATTGGAGAAAAAGAATTATTCAATGGTATATAAAAACCTATCTTACCATAAAACTTTTAAAACTGACGGGAATATTTTAACATTAAAGATCGCATAAGTTTGAACAAAAGATATTTTAATAGTCGTGGTCGAGGTTCGATCAAGCAAGAAATTTTCTAGCGCTAGTTCGAAAATGCTTATCGGCAGACTTGACAAATTTTTGTTTTCGGCATATAGTAGTATGCGCGATTATGAACAACAAAGAAATCAGACGAGAACAGATCTTAAAAGCGGCAACCGAAGTTTTTGCGCGCTACGGACTTTCCAAAACCACAATTGAAGATATTGCCAAAGAGGCCGGGGTTGGCAAAAGTTCCATCTATTACTATTTTGAAAATAAGGATGAAATTTTTAAGGCGGTAATTGAAGAACAAGTGCGCGCGGTTCAAGAGAAAATCAAAAATGCCATTGAAAATGTGTCTGATCCGGTCGACAAGTTAAAGACTTTCGCTATTACCCGCATGAAATGCTTCCGAGAGGTCGCCCATGTCTATGAGCATGTGTTTAAAGAGGAGTATCTAAAACACTATGAATATATTCAAAATATTCGAAAATCTTACGATGAAGCTGAACTCCAATTACTTAAGCAAATCCTTGCTGAGGGAGTAGAAAAAGGGGTGTTTAAGATTAAAGATTTAGACCTGGTAAGCTTTGTTATCATGGTGGGAATTAAAGGGTTAGAATATGAATGGGCAACAATACCCGAAGCTCAAAAAATCGAAGAAGATAGCGAAAAGCTCTTCGAAATTCTCTTGCACGGAATTTTAAAATAAAATTTTAAACCGATTAAAATCCCCCATCTTTTTTGACTGTAAAAACTAAATATTTTTTATTGGGGCCCAACACAGATAAATCGAACTTTTGGTTTTCACTAAAACATTTAATTAAAAAAAGATTGACACAAACGAAATTTTTGTTATAATTAGAATATATGAACAAATTATTTGAATTGTCCAATAATAGGCAACCATGACCTTAAAGAAAAATTTTTTACTTACTTTTAGAATATTAAAAGAAAACATTCTAAAGTTCAAAAATAAGGGTGTGTGATGGTTCGGCGGTGGAGTAAATTAGTGGTTGTTTTGGCGGTTTTGGTGACTTTGGTCATGGGTGTGTTTCTTAAAGATATCAAAATAAATTCCAATCTGAGTGGATATCTGCCTAGAGGTGATTCTTTAGTGATGCTTTTTAATTATATCGGTAACGAATATCGGGGAAATTACTTAGCGATTGCAGCAATTGAGGCCGACGACGTATTTCGTAACGAAATTCTCAAGCAAATTAATATTATTAGTCAAAAGTTAAAAACCCAAGAAGGTGTGGCTGGGGTCTTAAGCTTAACGAATATTACTGATATTAAAAAGACCCCAGAAGGTATTGAGGTCGGAAATATTGTTAATGAAAATAGACTTCCCGAAACTGAATCCGAACTTTTAGCATTTAAACACTATGTGTTATCTAAGGAACTTTACCGAGGACATATTGTTTCGGCAGATGCCCGCTCGACATTAATAGTTATTCGGCTTTGGGAAGATGTTGACCAAATAAAAGTTTTATCCCAAATCAAATCAATTATTAATGAACATACACCTCGCACGCGGGTATATTTTGCCGGATTGCCGTTTCAGGTTTTAGAAATTAACCGTCTAATTCGAAAAGATCTTTTGCTTTTGGTCCCATTGGTGGCATTGGTAATTGCTGGTGTGTTATTTATAAACTTTCGCACACTGGCTGGAGTTTTGATTCCATTAATTACGGTTGGGGTCGGAATTATTGTTACCTTGGGGCTTATGAGTATCTTTAAGGTCCCTTTAACAATTATTTCTAATATTATCCCAGTGGTGCTATTCACTGTGGGCAGTGCGTATAGCATCCATGTACTAGCCAAACTGAATGAAATTTTATCACCAGAAGAAACTTTTTTGGCCCTCAAGGGAGTAATAAAACCGGTAACACTTTCGGCAATTACTACGGCGATCGGTTTTCTAGCGTTTATCTTCGGCTCTTATCTACCAATTATTCGTGACTTTGGAATTTTTAGCGCCTTAGGAACTTTAATTCTCTGTGGTCTTTCTTTGACCTTAACACCAGCCCTATGGGTTTTGTTTAATAAATCACATCGTGTAATTAAAAGTCCAACCGAAACTACTTCTTTAAAAATATGGCGAAATAGTTTTCATTTTATTTTAAAAAGAAAACGAGTTGTGGCTTTCGGTGTTATATTAACAGTTCTTGTTTGTGGATTTTATATTTCTAAAATTACTCGAGCTTCGGATTTTATCACGTACTTTAGACCTAAAACTCAGATTCGAATTGCTGACCAGTTTATGAACCAAACATTCGGCGGCTCGATTCCTCTACAAATTTTAGTCCGCGGTGATATTTTATCACCTGAGGTACTCACACGAATAAAAGCACTTTCGGATTCTTTAATGACCATAGAAAATCTTTCTCGACCACAATCGATAGTTGATTTAATAAAAGAAGCAAGTTATGCGATTGGCGAAGAAAAAGAGATACCGGATAGTAAGGACAAAATCGCTAATTTATGGTTTCTGCTCGAAGGTGAAGAACTTACCGCTCAAATGGTTAGTCCTAGATGTGATGAAGCAATAATTACAGTAATGGTTACAGGTCTTAATAATTATCAACGAAAAGCCATAATTAACCGCATACAGCACTTTATCGACCAACTGAAAAGCAAAGAAATTGATTTTTACATTATCGGTTCTCCATTAATTTATGATAAATTAGACAGGTCCTTAATCAAAAGTCAAATTCAAAGTATTTTTATTGCTACGGTACTATTACTTATTATCCTCAGTTTACTTACTCGTTCATTCATAAAAGGACTTGGGGGAATTATACCTATCATTTTAACATTAGTAGTGCTTTTAGGTTTTATGGGTATTGTAAAAATTCCTTTAGATATCGCAACAGTGCTTGTGGCTAGTATTTCTTTAGGAATTGGCATTGATTACGTAATTCATTTTCTTGCTCGTTACGAGAAAGAGTTAAAAAACAATTTATCGCCATATAATGCTGTAATAAACACCACAGAAAGTGCTGGTTGGGCAATATTGGTAAATGTGCTTTCAGTTACCTTAGGCTTCTTAGTATTAATTTTTGCGCAACTTATCCCCTTGGCACGGTTCGGCGTTCTTTTAGCAGTTACCATGCTATGTGCTGGGCTTAGTAGTTTAAATATTCTGCCATTAATAATCCTAAAAATCTATCAGAGAGGAGGTAAAACATGAAGCTACCAATAAAATTTTTAATGTTAGGATTTTTAATAATAACTAATATTACACTTTACAGTAAAGATTTAACGGCCGAGGAAATCCTTTATCGTATCGATGCTTGCTTGAATGCTCCCCATGACCAACAAATGAAAATGAAACTTATTATTGAAGAAAACAGTCGAGCTGAAAGCAGCGAAGTTTTTATCATTCAAAAAGGCACCGAAAAACGACTTGGGAAATTTCTTGCCCCCGCGACCAAAAAAGGTATTGGTTTTCTCTGTCTTCCGAATAATGTGACCTATGTTTACCTCCCGGCATATAAGAAAGTTCGAAGAATCGCTTCTCAAGTTAAAAATACGAAATTCGCCGGGACCGATTTTACCTATGAGGACCTAGAAAACAAACGATATGCCTTGAGTTGGCAAGCCCAGATCTTAAAACATGATAGTGGATATTATTATTTAGAACTTACCCCAAAGAAGAATACGGTGACTTTTTATAGCAAATTGGTTCTTGTAGTCAATACTCAAAATTACTATCCGGTTGAAATTGATTATTACGACAAAAGTGGTCGACTTTATAAAAAAATGCGAGCAACTAAACTAGAAAATATCGGCGGGTTCTGGGTGGCTAAAGAGTCGGTAATGGAGGATTTTCTTACCAAACGCAAGACGAAGATGGTTCTTGAGGATGTTAAATTTAACATCGGGATTTCTGACGACAAGTTTACAGAACGCTATTTAGCTCAATAGGAGAGGAAAATGAAGAGATATAAAATTACGATTTTATTACTAATAGTAACTGGTTCCCTAAATTACGCCCAAATTAACTGGAATGGGTATTTACTACTCGATAACCGTATGCGCGTAACTGACCTAAACTATTCTTGTGAAGAACTGCGTCTGGCGTTATCTTCCGAATACCAACCTACGGATCGGTTGAAGTTTTTGTCTGAATTTTGGCTAAGGACCTCTGATCCTCTGGCTAGTAATAGTAGAGACTTAACCTCGGTTAGTAAAATTTTGCCAGTCAAATTAGTTCTAAGAGAAGCTTATTTTAATCTGCGATCATTTCCATTAGAGAATTTTGATTTAAGTATTGGTAAGCAGTTAATTCCCTGGGGTGTGGCTACGCGATTTTCACCTACCGATAATCTTAATCCTATGTACTTAGAAGACATTTGGGATTTTTCATCTCGTCTCGCGGTAACTAGCCTTAAAGTATCTTACTATCACCAAATTTTTTTATTACAGGGAGTTTATATGCCCTATTTCACACCTGCGGTGCTACCTAAGATTAAAACAACCAGGTTGGAAAATTTACCGACGATGTTTAACTATCGTAACATATCTGATACTTTGATCATGCCAGAGCATAAACCTCAAGAAACTCAAAGTTTTGGTATGCGGGTTAAAACGACGATTTTTAATTATGACTTGGCGATTAGTTATCTTAATGGCCGTTACGATATACCTTTTCCGAAACGTATGGTATTTAGCCCAGCATCGTCTCCTGGTGAGGTCGACTTAAAGACCGAACTTTATTTTCCTAAAAGGCATATTTTCGGTTGCGAGCTTACCGGGACGGTTAAGAATTGTGGTATTTGGGCCGAAGCGGCAATGTATCTACCAGAAAAAATTAACCTTACCTCAGACTTAACCCAATTAGGCTTAGGTACTTTTGATAGTATAATACTCAATAATACTCCCTATTTTCTCTATGTTTTAGGTCTTGACTATACATTTACCTCGGGTTTATATCTTAATTATGAATATTTTCATGGGTTTCTTTCAGAGCACGGCAAGGATAATCTTAATAATTATATGGCGTTTACGATAGAATATAAAACATTAAATGAAAAACTAAAAATCTATCCCTTAAATACCATTTTAACCGTGAACAATTGGCGTAGTATTAAAGATAGTTACGGGCTAGTCCTAATGCCTGAAGTTAGTTATTATCCAATAACAGATCTCGAGTTTACCTTGGGTTATCGATTTATTTACAGCAAGGCAAATGCTGCCTTTAAGCATCTCAGCAACCAAGACGAGGTTTATCTTAAATTCAAGTATAACTTTTAGTCTTATTGATGTTGATTTTTATCATAACCTTACTTTTGGGGATATCAGCCAACGAATCTACTAGTCAGTTAATCGAACAGGCAATTATGCTTTATGATACCAGGCATCAAAATAGCATCAACTTAAACCGAAGTAGAGAACTTTTAGAATCAATCCTTATGGCCGAACCTAATAATCCGGTAGCAATTTATCGGCTGAGTCAGGTTTATTTTACTTTAGGTGAATATGCCAAAAGCAAGAAAGAAAAGCTATTCTGGTATGAGAAGGGTGCCAACTTAGCTAAACGGACGATAACAATTGATTCTAATTTAGTGTGGGGACATTTTTGGTATGTGGCAAATTTAGGTCAGGCTACAAAGCTAAAAGGTATCTTCTCGGGTCTTAGTGCGATTAGCGAGGTTAAAAAAGAATTCGAGCGGATGATGAGATTAGATTCTAATAATGTTTGGGTGCTGAATGCTTTAGGAAATTATTATTTAGAGTTACCAGAAGTTTTAGGCGGTGATCCCAATAAAGCCTTAGCGATATTACATCGAGCTTTGACTATTGACTCCACATATAGTGCGATTTATCTCAGTTTGGCGAAGGTGTATCTGAAACTAAAAGCTTCAGATAAAGCTCTTATGTATTTAAATCGAATGTTAACGCTTAAAAATCCTTATCCAGTTGCCGATTACTTATTAGAACATAAATCCCAAGCCCTAAAATTGCTTCAAGAACTTCGCCGTCGATAAGTTTCTTTTAGCTGGTTGACTATTTTAATTAAGATTATATAATAACTCCGTACGAACGAGAATAAAAGCCGTTTTAATATGATTGCGGCTGCCAAGAGTATTTCAAATTTTTCGATAGTTGGTTATATTAACCGTAGAAAGATTATCACTAATTCTTGTGCTCAAGTTGGCGACTAGGACCATGAGATTATTAATAAATAATTTTACTTAATGAAGGTTGCTAAATTAAAAATAAATTATAGAGTAATTGATATTTTACAATTAAATCAATTTATAGGTTCAATTTTACGCGGTGCTTTCGGGTATATTTTTCGAAAAATTACTTGTCCCAATAAAAATCAAAGATGCTCGGACTGTTTATTAAAGTCAAAATGTATCTATCTTTATATTTTCGAAACCCCGAGGCCTGAAAATTCTCAAATTATGCGTAAATATGAAAGCATTCCTCGCCCGTTTATTATTGAGCCGCCCCTCAATAATAAGCAGATATATAAACCGGGTGAAAATTTTATCTTCAATTTAATTTTAATTGGTAGGGCTATTGAATATATTCCATATTTTATCTATACCTTAGAGGAAATTGGGAACTACGGCATTGGCAAAAATCGCGGTCACATGTCCCTTGTTTCGATAACCCAGGGGTTAAGAAAAATTTATAATGGTGGTGACCGCAAAATTCTTGCTAACATTATACCTCAAAAGTTGTCATTGACCAAGCCTCGAAAACCGATAAAAAAAATAACGATTAAATTTCTTACACCATTCAGGATTATATATCAAGAAAAACTGACCCAGAGTTTAGATTTCCATGTCTTAATTCGAAGTCTTTTACGGCGCATTGGTCTTTTGTCTTATTTTCACGCCGACGAGCCATATAAAATTGATTTTAAATACTTAATTTCAAAGGCCGAAAAAATTCAAACCATCAAGGCCAACCTAATGTTTCAGGAGCAGTATCGATATTCTACCCGTCAACAGCAACGAATATCAATTGCTGGGATGATTGGCGAGTTTACATATCAAGGGGACTTGACAGAATTTTTACCTTACCTTAAAATAGGGGAAGTTGTTCATGTGGGCAAAGGAACAGTTTTTGGCATGGGGAAATATAAGCTGGAGGTGATGGAATGAACGATGAATTGGTCCCTGAAATGCACGATTTATTGAAATTGACAAAATATGGACATCTTGATAGTGATGAAAAGTTAAAAGATTTCCAGAAATTTAGAGATTATATCCCCGATAATAAAACTTGGCAAGGCATAATTGGTCATCATTTCTTTGACGAAAATCCTAACTATCCTACGACCCCGGACCTTTTTATTCTTTCGACTGCCGATCATCTTGCTTCGGGTATTTCGCGGGAAAGCGAACGAAGAATTGGTGATGTCTATAATGTTTATAAACTATGGAATCCACCGGTACAGAATATTGACCCTAGACTACAAAACGACAGTGATATTATAGAGTTACTTAAATTTGCTAATAGAAATCCTTCTGGTGAAGATTTTCTAAATAAATACAAAGATTTACTTAAAACAAGAACTGAAGATGCTGGCAAAGGGAAAAATATATCATCATTGTATACACACAGTCTTTTAACTGGCAAGTTTTACCGTATATTAAAGAACTCACCTGCCTATAGTATTAACGAAAAGGATTTATGTAAACACAAGTCTGAAGTAAAAAGTCTTCAAGAGAGAAAAGAAATTCAAGAATGGAAGATGTATGTAATAAGATGTAAGGTTAAGTTTAAGCAGAGGCCGCTAAGAACAAAAGACCTGAATATTTTTTCTGTAATACATCAACTATTTAATGATTTAAAAGAAACCTGTGCGGATAATATATTTTTTATGAGTAGTGACGAATTGGTTATGTTTTTTCCTGATGCAAATTCAGCACGAACAAAAATTGAAAAACTTCTTAAATTCGGATTTTATCTTGAGGCAATTAGTACAGAACGACGACTTAACGAAATTACAAATCCAAGATGGATTGCTGAATATGGTGCAAAGGAATATATTTGGCAAAATTTACCCGCCTCTATTAAGCCTCCAATATGTGAAATCTGTCAGACAGCGAAAGCAATCAAGCATTGGCCAATAGATTACATTCTTGAAACAAAAAAAGTTTGTGCTAACTGTCGAAATGTATTGTCTGAATTATCGCTAGATGAAGCCTTTACGCATTTGTGTGAAGAAGACAGACAAAAATTATGGGATGTAACAGAAGATACTGCTACCGAAAATTTATGCGAAAATTGTTATAAAATCCGTGCCAACGGTGTAAAGTTATTAAAACTTAGAAATTGGACAGAATCCGGCAACACAAAGGTTGTATGGCTAAAAGTAAGTTTAGATTTTGGTCAATTAAGAGATGCGCTTAATAATTTATACAAAAAATATTTAAATAAACTTGGTATTACTGACGAAGATGCTCAAGTTAGATTTCCGGTTATTAGTGAATTTCAAGAAGATTATAAAGAATTTATTGATAATTTTAAACAAAACATCACCAAGTTTTTTACTGAAGAAAACATTGAATTTATTAGTGAAGATTTAATGTGTATCAAAATTGAAAAACTTTCAGAAATGTTGAAAGTATTAGAAATTTATAATAATCTTATTGATAAGTTCTTCCCTAAATTTAAGGATAAAGATATATCGCCAAGTCCAATTAGAATAACTTTAGTTGCCAGTAATTCAAAATTTCCATTCTTTGAAGTGTGGGACATTATGGAAAATGCTCAAGAAGACGTTTTGGTCGTACTAATTAATCGTGGAATGATGAAAATAAGATTATGTAATATTGATGCTATCGTTACAGCATATCAAGAAGGTTATAAATTTCAGAAGAGTGCATTAGAAAAACTTGCCCGAATAGCTGAAATATCAGAAGAACTTGCCCAAATAACCGCTCAGGATAAAAACAATAAGGATTATCCCACCTATGAAAATATGACACATCTCGGCTTGGATTTTAAAAGTCTGCTTACTTTTGCCAAGATCATGGAGGATTGATGAGGGTTATCGAATATACTTTAACTGCGGAAACTTTATATATGGGCGAAAGAGAGAAGGCGGGTATATTTAAGCCGTGTTGCCAAACAATTCGGTACAGTCAAATTACTGGTGCTTTACGCCATAAGTTTGGGAATCAAGAAATACATGCGGTTGGTTATCTGGTTAAAGAAAATGGTTATAATCAGGTCGATTATTTAGTCTATTCTCCGCGGGAACGAGTAACTGAAACAAGTAAAATTCCCTTACAAGTAGAATTTTTACGTAATGTAAAAGCAAAAGTTTTTGTACTTGAAAACGATGCGACAAAAGACCTCCCGAATGAATTTGAGATTTTAATGGGTGGAATGCTTTCGAAAGGGTTTGGTTTATGCAAACTTACTAAAAATAAAACATTTGAAGCAGGCAATCCCAATCGAGGTATTCTAAAGACGAGAATTCCTATAGAACCTGAAAAATATTATAAAGAAATTTTTGATATAAGAAAAATATTAAAGCCAATTTATGGTTATCTTTTTGAACCCGACAAAACCGATCCTTCAACCGGGAAATATGTTTTATCCCTGTTTGAAGGGAGCGAAATAGTCGCGCCCGATTTTTTAATTGAAAGGGGGAAAAATGGATGAGGTTGATGAAATTATAGAACAAATCAAAAATGATTCTACACTAAAAGGGAATGAATTTTCATCTTCTATACTTAACGCTCTTGGTGAAATATTTGAAGAAAAAGGTGTTGGTGCATCAAAGGTATTTCTTTTATCAAAATTTAACGAAGATGACAATGAAAGGAAGAGATTACTAAAAGTGATATCAATTTTAGAAAAGTCTTCAGCAATAATGC comes from candidate division WOR-3 bacterium and encodes:
- a CDS encoding tetratricopeptide repeat protein; protein product: MLIFIITLLLGISANESTSQLIEQAIMLYDTRHQNSINLNRSRELLESILMAEPNNPVAIYRLSQVYFTLGEYAKSKKEKLFWYEKGANLAKRTITIDSNLVWGHFWYVANLGQATKLKGIFSGLSAISEVKKEFERMMRLDSNNVWVLNALGNYYLELPEVLGGDPNKALAILHRALTIDSTYSAIYLSLAKVYLKLKASDKALMYLNRMLTLKNPYPVADYLLEHKSQALKLLQELRRR
- the cas6 gene encoding CRISPR system precrRNA processing endoribonuclease RAMP protein Cas6, encoding MKVAKLKINYRVIDILQLNQFIGSILRGAFGYIFRKITCPNKNQRCSDCLLKSKCIYLYIFETPRPENSQIMRKYESIPRPFIIEPPLNNKQIYKPGENFIFNLILIGRAIEYIPYFIYTLEEIGNYGIGKNRGHMSLVSITQGLRKIYNGGDRKILANIIPQKLSLTKPRKPIKKITIKFLTPFRIIYQEKLTQSLDFHVLIRSLLRRIGLLSYFHADEPYKIDFKYLISKAEKIQTIKANLMFQEQYRYSTRQQQRISIAGMIGEFTYQGDLTEFLPYLKIGEVVHVGKGTVFGMGKYKLEVME